A window of the Miscanthus floridulus cultivar M001 chromosome 14, ASM1932011v1, whole genome shotgun sequence genome harbors these coding sequences:
- the LOC136505002 gene encoding cysteine-rich receptor-like protein kinase 8 produces the protein MDHQIRVRRSDLESMLLDESIQPRDLPLPLLEDITGGFSCDQEIGRGGFAVVYKGTLTNGAVAVKKLINTHIHETKFQQEVGCLMKAKHKNVVRFLGYCADTQGKMANYNGKFVMADVQQRLLCFEYLPRSLDVYITDASNRLEWTKLYQIIKGICKGLHYLHENKIVHLDIKPSNILLDDNIVPKIADFGLSRCFDENQSRAVTSKLIGSMGYMAPEFYSGEITFKSDIYSLGVIITEILTGKKGYAEIDNVLESWRNMVGISQGNKELEQIRVCAEIGLECIDSNPRRRPTTEHILDQLYQMESTNLSTETSENSTSVMNQPECYISEGCHPSASRAKKPNDEPSVKQKRDSKCQQESVNNNQCSGYYTWQEIKTEKGDNYFNASFHDDQTSKNLEYFVVVDFKATCEKGKQINPQEIIEFSSVLVDGSTGQLESTFHTYVRPMQHPKLTDFCRDLNGIRQKDVDAGVELAVVLRMHGEWLQKMGTKKCSGFRFVVVTWGNWDCRSMLESECRFKGIDRPPYFDRWINLRIPYMAALGGSKLGADLADAIRIAGLEWEGRPRGASDDACNTARLLGELLRRGVQLGITSSLALTPTLQLL, from the exons ATGGATCACCAAATCAGAGTTCGCCGAAGTGATCTGGAAAGCATGTTATTAGATGAAAGTATACAGCCCAGGGACCTTCCATTACCACTTTTAGAAGACATCACAGGAGGCTTCTCCTGTGATCAAGAAATTGGCAGAGGTGGGTTCGCGGTGGTTTATAAG GGAACGCTTACGAATGGCGCAGTTGCTGTAAAGAAGTTGATCAACACACATATTCATGAAACTAAGTTCCAGCAAGAGGTTGGTTGTCTCATGAAGGCGAAGCACAAAAATGTTGTGCGGTTTCTGGGGTACTGTGCTGATACACAAGGTAAAATGGCTAACTACAACGGGAAATTTGTCATGGCAGATGTACAACAAAGATTGCTATGCTTTGAATATCTACCAAGGAGTCTTGATGTTTACATTACAG ATGCATCTAATCGGCTTGAATGGACAAAGTTATACCAAATAATCAAGGGTATCTGCAAGGGTTTGCATTACCTTCATGAGAACAAAATTGTACATCTAGATATCAAACCTTCCAATATACTGCTAGATGATAATATAGTACCAAAAATTGCTGATTTTGGTCTCTCAAGGTGCTTTGATGAAAACCAGAGTCGGGCTGTTACTTCAAAATTGATTGGATCGAT GGGATATATGGCACCAGAATTCTATAGTGGGGAAATCACATTCAAGTCAGACATATATAGCCTTGGTGTTATAATCACAGAAATACTGACAGGAAAAAAGGGGTATGCCGAAATTGATAAT GTACTTGAAAGTTGGAGGAACATGGTGGGGATATCACAAGGAAACAAAGAGTTGGAACAAATAAGAGTATGCGCTGAGATTGGATTAGAGTGCATCGACAGTAATCCTAGGAGAAGGCCAACTACAGAGCATATACTTGAccaactttatcaaatggaaagTACGAACCTGTCCACAGAAACTAGTGAGAATAGTACATCAGTAATGAAT CAACCAGAGTGTTACATCAGTGAAGGGTGTCACCCATCTGCTTCCAGAGCCAAAAAGCCCAATGATGA GCCATCAGTTAAGCAGAAAAGGGATTCTAAATGTCAACAGGAATCTGTCAATAATAACCAATGCAGTGGCTATTACACATGGCAAGAaataaaaacagaaaaaggagACAATTATTTCAATGCCAGTTTCCACGATGACCAAACGAGCAAAAATTTGGAATATTTTGTGGTAGTAGATTTTAAGGCGACCTGTGAGAAGGGCAAGCAGATCAACCCACAAGAGATCATCGAGTTCTCATCAGTGCTCGTTGACGGCTCCACTGGCCAGCTAGAGTCCACATTCCACACCTATGTACGACCAATGCAGCACCCCAAACTGACGGACTTCTGCAGGGACCTCAACGGCATCCGGCAAAAAGATGTTGACGCTGGCGTGGAGCTAGCTGTGGTGCTTCGGATGCATGGCGAATGGCTGCAGAAGATGGGGACGAAGAAATGCTCTGGCTTTCGCTTTGTCGTGGTGACGTGGGGGAACTGGGACTGCCGGAGCATGCTGGAGTCAGAGTGCCGGTTCAAGGGGATTGACAGGCCTCCATACTTCGACCGGTGGATCAACCTTAGGATCCCCTACATGGCGGcattgggcggcagcaagctgggaGCCGATTTGGCAGATGCAATCAGGATTGCAGGGTTGGAGTGGGAGGGTCGTCCGCGTGGTGCGTCTGATGACGCGTGCAACACGGCACGGCTGCTTGGGGAGCTGTTGCGGCGGGGCGTCCAGCTTGGCATCACAAGCTCTCTGGCGCTGACGCCGACACTGCAGCTGCTGTAA
- the LOC136506141 gene encoding S-norcoclaurine synthase 1-like, translating to MASESRLAQVGTTIPVRNVQDLAACDAGDLTAEALERYIRPDIDKDAVLYEHSGELPVVDLGRLLNPQSWEEEAAKLRSACEEWGFFQVLSHGVPEEVMANIKRDIQEFFQLPLHVKNCYAQTPGDLQGYGQAYVVSNDQKLDWSDMLGIITQPPAARDMKHWPTQPLTFRKSVDDYSFELKKVAHSIATAIGRILNIDPELMSDKYAVQVLRMNYYPPCTSMPEKVLGFSPHSDGSFFTILSQVNSVQGLQIRRHDAWIPVKPHPEALLVNVGDLLEIMTNGKFKSIEHRVIINACNERLSVSAFHNPKFDGVVSPVMGSTTEKVLYKTVKVEDYFAHYMSNKLDGKRALDYVKLF from the exons ATGGCCAGTGAGAGCAGACTAGCACAGGTGGGTACTACGATCCCCGTCAGGAACGTGCAGGATCTCGCGGCTTGCGACGCCGGCGACCTAACGGCTGAGGCACTGGAGCGGTACATCAGGCCGGACATCGACAAGGACGCAGTCCTTtacgagcactccggtgagcTTCCGGTGGTAGACCTTGGAAGACTCCTCAACCCACAGTCCTGGGAAGAGGAGGCAGCCAAGCTCAGATCTGCTTGCGAGGAGTGGGGTTTCTTTCAG GTTTTGAGTCATGGAGTTCCAGAAGAGGTTATGGCAAACATAAAGCGCGATATTCAGGAGTTCTTTCAGCTTCCGCTACATGTGAAGAATTGTTACGCACAAACCCCAGGAGACCTTCAAGGATATGGTCAAGCATATGTTGTTTCCAATGATCAGAAGCTTGACTGGTCAGACATGCTTGGCATCATTACTCAGCCTCCTGCAGCTCGTGACATGAAACATTGGCCTACTCAACCTCTTACTTTCAG GAAATCCGTTGATGATTACTCTTTTGAATTGAAGAAAGTTGCTCATTCCATTGCAACAGCCATAGGAAGAATTCTAAATATCGATCCTGAACTGATGAGTGACAAATATGCCGTGCAAGTTCTAAGGATGAATTACTACCCTCCGTGCACGTCGATGCCCGAAAAGGTTTTGGGATTCTCGCCACATTCAGATGGATCTTTTTTTACCATCCTTTCACAAGTTAATTCAGTCCAAGGCCTCCAAATAAGAAGGCACGATGCATGGATCCCGGTGAAACCACACCCTGAAGCATTACTGGTGAATGTTGGCGATCTCCTTGAG ATTATGACGAACGGAAAGTTCAAGAGTATTGAGCATAGGGTCATCATTAATGCTTGTAATGAACGATTATCGGTATCTGCATTCCACAATCCAAAGTTCGATGGGGTGGTTTCACCGGTTATGGGCTCTACAACAGAAAAGGTGTTGTACAAGACAGTGAAAGTGGAGGATTATTTTGCGCATTACATGTCAAACAAACTTGATGGAAAGCGAGCCTTGGATTATGTGAAGCTTTTCTAG